In Xenopus tropicalis strain Nigerian chromosome 5, UCB_Xtro_10.0, whole genome shotgun sequence, one genomic interval encodes:
- the znf71 gene encoding uncharacterized protein LOC779749 isoform X1 produces the protein MDQPINSFDQVTFEDVAVYFSEREWASLLDAQKDLYKSVMRDNYEAVTSLGFPVVRPKAWGRMCQGVTVKLEGTEQMDIGDSAQNMKDVMKCLNKCLSPLPISTEPGSRCTTWAAPDPMDQLVGNVSVKEEEFQAFGALGSMPPHVPNPQSRLDSDRQRQNGSAQHQAPPSAPDAERLHAPFQCTKCQRTFTNPYDLQSHSNVHIREIRYTCRDCGRGFSRSDFFKAHRHVHTGEKPFKCPECKKSFSAVSILKKHLRSHQPKMSRRAKKMKRKNKQNVPDVLADPDYERRHLCTVCQKTFSKSYNLKVHERIHTGEKPYKCPKCDKCFSQNARLRVHRTTHAEWAHEAVWLRKRKPSAPAEKLHVCNVCEKGFSKSYSLKVHLRTHTGEKPYSCPECHKSFSKNNLLTVHKRIHSGERPYQCSECLKSFSVISHLRVHRRTHTGERPYKCTECVKSFSDYSSMVRHQRIHSGAKPYQCNICGKPFREKSHLTVHQRTHTGERPYKCGECHKTFSDCSSYVEHRRHHTGARPYQCELCHKSFTKAYTLKIHQRVHTGERPYKCPLCPRSFSINYHLKVHEKTHADNQPETLSRK, from the exons ATGGATCAGCCAATAAACTCATTCGAccag GTGACATTTGAGGATGTGGCAGTTTATTTCTCGGAGCGGGAGTGGGCGTCGCTCTTGGATGCGCAGAAGGATCTCTATAAATCTGTAATGAGGGATAATTATGAAGCGGTCACTTCTCTGG GTTTCCCAGTTGTGAGGCCCAAGGCCTGGGGCAGAATGTGCCAGGGGGTGACAGTAAAGCTGGAGGGCACGGAGCAGATGG ATATTGGGGATAGTGCTCAGAACATGAAGGACGTAATGAAGTGCTTGAATAAGTGCCTGTCTCCTCTGCCAATCAGCACTGAGCCCGGCAGCCGCTGCACGACTTGGGCAGCTCCAGATCCAATGGACCAATTGGTGGGGAATGTCAGTGTGAAGGAGGAAGAGTTTCAGGCATTTGGGGCATTAGGCTCGATGCCCCCACATGTGCCCAACCCTCAGTCCAGGTTAGACAGTGATAGGCAGCGACAGAATGGGAGTGCCCAGCACCAGGCTCCCCCCAGTGCCCCCGATGCTGAGCGGCTGCACGCTCCCTTCCAGTGCACTAAGTGTCAAAGGACCTTCACCAACCCCTACGACCTGCAGAGCCACTCCAACGTGCACATCCGGGAGATCCGCTACACCTGCAGGGATTGTGGGAGGGGCTTCTCCCGCTCGGACTTCTTTAAAGCTCACCGCCATGTCCACACCGGAGAGAAGCCCTTCAAGTGCCCTGAGTGTAAGAAGAGCTTCAGCGCGGTCAGTATCTTGAAGAAGCACCTGAGAAGCCATCAGCCCAAGATGAGCCGGCGGGCCAAGAAAATGAAGCGGAAGAACAAACAGAATGTTCCGGACGTCCTCGCCGACCCCGACTATGAGAGGAGGCACCTGTGCACCGTGTGTCAGAAGACTTTCAGCAAGTCCTACAACCTGAAGGTCCATGAGaggattcacacaggggagaagccatATAAATGCCCCAAGTGCGACAAGTGTTTCTCGCAGAATGCCCGGCTGAGGGTCCACCGAACCACCCACGCGGAATGGGCCCACGAGGCGGTGTGGCTGCGGAAGCGCAAGCCCAGTGCCCCCGCGGAGAAGCTGCATGTATGTAATGTGTGTGAGAAGGGCTTCAGCAAGTCCTACAGCCTGAAGGTCCATCTGAGGacccacacgggggagaagcccTACAGCTGCCCGGAGTGCCACAAGAGCTTCTCCAAGAACAACCTGCTGACCGTGCACAAACGCATCCACAGCGGCGAGCGGCCCTACCAGTGCTCCGAGTGCCTGAAGAGCTTCAGCGTCATCTCCCACCTACGGGTGCACCGACGCACCCACACCGGTGAGCGGCCCTACAAGTGCACCGAGTGCGTCAAGAGCTTCAGCGACTACTCCTCCATGGTGCGCCACCAGCGGATCCATTCCGGCGCCAAGCCCTACCAGTGCAACATTTGCGGCAAGCCCTTCCGGGAGAAGTCCCACCTGACGGTGCACCAGCGGACCCACACCGGCGAGCGCCCCTATAAGTGCGGCGAGTGCCACAAGACTTTCAGCGACTGCTCCTCGTACGTCGAGCACCGCAGGCACCACACGGGGGCCCGGCCTTACCAGTGCGAGCTGTGCCACAAGAGCTTCACAAAGGCCTACACCCTGAAAATCCATCAGCGCGTGCACACCGGCGAGCGCCCCTAtaagtgccccctgtgcccccgcAGCTTCAGCATCAACTACCACCTCAAGGTGCACGAGAAAACCCACGCGGACAATCAGCCCGAGACCCTGAGTAGGAAGTGA
- the znf71 gene encoding uncharacterized protein LOC779749 (The RefSeq protein has 2 substitutions compared to this genomic sequence), with amino-acid sequence MDQPINSFDQVTFEDVAVYFSEREWASLLDAQKDLYKSVMRDNYEAVTSLGFPVVRPKAWGRMCQGVTVKLEGTEQMDIGDSAQNMKDVMKCLNKCLSPLPISTEPGSRCTTWAVPDPMDQLVGNVSVKEEEFQAFGALGSMPPHVPNPQSRLDSDRQRQNGSAQHQAPPSAPDAERLHAPFQCTKCQRTFTNPYDLQSHSNVHIREIRYTCRDCGRGFSRSDFFKAHRHVHTGEKPFKCPECKKSFSAVSILKKHLRSHQPKMSRRAKKMKRKNKQNVLDVLADPDYERRHLCTVCQKTFSKSYNLKVHERIHTGEKPYKCPKCDKCFSQNARLRVHRTTHAEWAHEAVWLRKRKPSAPAEKLHVCNVCEKGFSKSYSLKVHLRTHTGEKPYSCPECHKSFSKNNLLTVHKRIHSGERPYQCSECLKSFSVISHLRVHRRTHTGERPYKCTECVKSFSDYSSMVRHQRIHSGAKPYQCNICGKPFREKSHLTVHQRTHTGERPYKCGECHKTFSDCSSYVEHRRHHTGARPYQCELCHKSFTKAYTLKIHQRVHTGERPYKCPLCPRSFSINYHLKVHEKTHADNQPETLSRK; translated from the exons ATGGATCAGCCAATAAACTCATTCGAccag GTGACATTTGAGGATGTGGCAGTTTATTTCTCGGAGCGGGAGTGGGCGTCGCTCTTGGATGCGCAGAAGGATCTCTATAAATCTGTAATGAGGGATAATTATGAAGCGGTCACTTCTCTGG GTTTCCCAGTTGTGAGGCCCAAGGCCTGGGGCAGAATGTGCCAGGGGGTGACAGTAAAGCTGGAGGGCACGGAGCAGATGG ATATTGGGGATAGTGCTCAGAACATGAAGGACGTAATGAAGTGCTTGAATAAGTGCCTGTCTCCTCTGCCAATCAGCACTGAGCCCGGCAGCCGCTGCACGACTTGGGCAGCTCCAGATCCAATGGACCAATTGGTGGGGAATGTCAGTGTGAAGGAGGAAGAGTTTCAGGCATTTGGGGCATTAGGCTCGATGCCCCCACATGTGCCCAACCCTCAGTCCAGGTTAGACAGTGATAGGCAGCGACAGAATGGGAGTGCCCAGCACCAGGCTCCCCCCAGTGCCCCCGATGCTGAGCGGCTGCACGCTCCCTTCCAGTGCACTAAGTGTCAAAGGACCTTCACCAACCCCTACGACCTGCAGAGCCACTCCAACGTGCACATCCGGGAGATCCGCTACACCTGCAGGGATTGTGGGAGGGGCTTCTCCCGCTCGGACTTCTTTAAAGCTCACCGCCATGTCCACACCGGAGAGAAGCCCTTCAAGTGCCCTGAGTGTAAGAAGAGCTTCAGCGCGGTCAGTATCTTGAAGAAGCACCTGAGAAGCCATCAGCCCAAGATGAGCCGGCGGGCCAAGAAAATGAAGCGGAAGAACAAACAGAATGTTCCGGACGTCCTCGCCGACCCCGACTATGAGAGGAGGCACCTGTGCACCGTGTGTCAGAAGACTTTCAGCAAGTCCTACAACCTGAAGGTCCATGAGaggattcacacaggggagaagccatATAAATGCCCCAAGTGCGACAAGTGTTTCTCGCAGAATGCCCGGCTGAGGGTCCACCGAACCACCCACGCGGAATGGGCCCACGAGGCGGTGTGGCTGCGGAAGCGCAAGCCCAGTGCCCCCGCGGAGAAGCTGCATGTATGTAATGTGTGTGAGAAGGGCTTCAGCAAGTCCTACAGCCTGAAGGTCCATCTGAGGacccacacgggggagaagcccTACAGCTGCCCGGAGTGCCACAAGAGCTTCTCCAAGAACAACCTGCTGACCGTGCACAAACGCATCCACAGCGGCGAGCGGCCCTACCAGTGCTCCGAGTGCCTGAAGAGCTTCAGCGTCATCTCCCACCTACGGGTGCACCGACGCACCCACACCGGTGAGCGGCCCTACAAGTGCACCGAGTGCGTCAAGAGCTTCAGCGACTACTCCTCCATGGTGCGCCACCAGCGGATCCATTCCGGCGCCAAGCCCTACCAGTGCAACATTTGCGGCAAGCCCTTCCGGGAGAAGTCCCACCTGACGGTGCACCAGCGGACCCACACCGGCGAGCGCCCCTATAAGTGCGGCGAGTGCCACAAGACTTTCAGCGACTGCTCCTCGTACGTCGAGCACCGCAGGCACCACACGGGGGCCCGGCCTTACCAGTGCGAGCTGTGCCACAAGAGCTTCACAAAGGCCTACACCCTGAAAATCCATCAGCGCGTGCACACCGGCGAGCGCCCCTAtaagtgccccctgtgcccccgcAGCTTCAGCATCAACTACCACCTCAAGGTGCACGAGAAAACCCACGCGGACAATCAGCCCGAGACCCTGAGTAGGAAGTGA
- the znf71 gene encoding uncharacterized protein LOC779749 isoform X2 yields MCQGVTVKLEGTEQMDIGDSAQNMKDVMKCLNKCLSPLPISTEPGSRCTTWAAPDPMDQLVGNVSVKEEEFQAFGALGSMPPHVPNPQSRLDSDRQRQNGSAQHQAPPSAPDAERLHAPFQCTKCQRTFTNPYDLQSHSNVHIREIRYTCRDCGRGFSRSDFFKAHRHVHTGEKPFKCPECKKSFSAVSILKKHLRSHQPKMSRRAKKMKRKNKQNVPDVLADPDYERRHLCTVCQKTFSKSYNLKVHERIHTGEKPYKCPKCDKCFSQNARLRVHRTTHAEWAHEAVWLRKRKPSAPAEKLHVCNVCEKGFSKSYSLKVHLRTHTGEKPYSCPECHKSFSKNNLLTVHKRIHSGERPYQCSECLKSFSVISHLRVHRRTHTGERPYKCTECVKSFSDYSSMVRHQRIHSGAKPYQCNICGKPFREKSHLTVHQRTHTGERPYKCGECHKTFSDCSSYVEHRRHHTGARPYQCELCHKSFTKAYTLKIHQRVHTGERPYKCPLCPRSFSINYHLKVHEKTHADNQPETLSRK; encoded by the exons ATGTGCCAGGGGGTGACAGTAAAGCTGGAGGGCACGGAGCAGATGG ATATTGGGGATAGTGCTCAGAACATGAAGGACGTAATGAAGTGCTTGAATAAGTGCCTGTCTCCTCTGCCAATCAGCACTGAGCCCGGCAGCCGCTGCACGACTTGGGCAGCTCCAGATCCAATGGACCAATTGGTGGGGAATGTCAGTGTGAAGGAGGAAGAGTTTCAGGCATTTGGGGCATTAGGCTCGATGCCCCCACATGTGCCCAACCCTCAGTCCAGGTTAGACAGTGATAGGCAGCGACAGAATGGGAGTGCCCAGCACCAGGCTCCCCCCAGTGCCCCCGATGCTGAGCGGCTGCACGCTCCCTTCCAGTGCACTAAGTGTCAAAGGACCTTCACCAACCCCTACGACCTGCAGAGCCACTCCAACGTGCACATCCGGGAGATCCGCTACACCTGCAGGGATTGTGGGAGGGGCTTCTCCCGCTCGGACTTCTTTAAAGCTCACCGCCATGTCCACACCGGAGAGAAGCCCTTCAAGTGCCCTGAGTGTAAGAAGAGCTTCAGCGCGGTCAGTATCTTGAAGAAGCACCTGAGAAGCCATCAGCCCAAGATGAGCCGGCGGGCCAAGAAAATGAAGCGGAAGAACAAACAGAATGTTCCGGACGTCCTCGCCGACCCCGACTATGAGAGGAGGCACCTGTGCACCGTGTGTCAGAAGACTTTCAGCAAGTCCTACAACCTGAAGGTCCATGAGaggattcacacaggggagaagccatATAAATGCCCCAAGTGCGACAAGTGTTTCTCGCAGAATGCCCGGCTGAGGGTCCACCGAACCACCCACGCGGAATGGGCCCACGAGGCGGTGTGGCTGCGGAAGCGCAAGCCCAGTGCCCCCGCGGAGAAGCTGCATGTATGTAATGTGTGTGAGAAGGGCTTCAGCAAGTCCTACAGCCTGAAGGTCCATCTGAGGacccacacgggggagaagcccTACAGCTGCCCGGAGTGCCACAAGAGCTTCTCCAAGAACAACCTGCTGACCGTGCACAAACGCATCCACAGCGGCGAGCGGCCCTACCAGTGCTCCGAGTGCCTGAAGAGCTTCAGCGTCATCTCCCACCTACGGGTGCACCGACGCACCCACACCGGTGAGCGGCCCTACAAGTGCACCGAGTGCGTCAAGAGCTTCAGCGACTACTCCTCCATGGTGCGCCACCAGCGGATCCATTCCGGCGCCAAGCCCTACCAGTGCAACATTTGCGGCAAGCCCTTCCGGGAGAAGTCCCACCTGACGGTGCACCAGCGGACCCACACCGGCGAGCGCCCCTATAAGTGCGGCGAGTGCCACAAGACTTTCAGCGACTGCTCCTCGTACGTCGAGCACCGCAGGCACCACACGGGGGCCCGGCCTTACCAGTGCGAGCTGTGCCACAAGAGCTTCACAAAGGCCTACACCCTGAAAATCCATCAGCGCGTGCACACCGGCGAGCGCCCCTAtaagtgccccctgtgcccccgcAGCTTCAGCATCAACTACCACCTCAAGGTGCACGAGAAAACCCACGCGGACAATCAGCCCGAGACCCTGAGTAGGAAGTGA